The following proteins are co-located in the Blattabacterium sp. (Blatta orientalis) str. Tarazona genome:
- the rdgB gene encoding RdgB/HAM1 family non-canonical purine NTP pyrophosphatase, with protein MKKIVFVTRSFFKEREIKSFLYSNANQLNILSLKDILFPYSIKENGNSFQENALIKAEFFFQKTHIPCFSEDSGLKIECLNGAPGIYSSRYLQKENSLEKLLLSIKKNSSRKAELFCVFCLKKMKKKLFFEGKLTGHISEKIIGKKGFGYDPIFIPDKHKRTLSQINIHQKNKISHRIKAFKKLMKFMNHHHL; from the coding sequence ATGAAAAAAATTGTTTTTGTTACAAGAAGTTTTTTTAAAGAAAGAGAAATAAAATCTTTTCTTTATTCTAATGCTAATCAATTGAATATTTTATCCTTAAAAGATATTCTATTTCCATATTCCATTAAAGAGAATGGAAATTCTTTTCAAGAAAACGCTTTAATTAAAGCAGAATTTTTTTTTCAAAAAACACATATTCCTTGCTTTTCAGAAGATTCTGGATTGAAAATAGAATGTTTAAATGGAGCTCCAGGTATCTATTCCTCTAGATATCTTCAAAAAGAAAACAGTCTAGAAAAATTGCTTCTTAGTATAAAAAAAAATTCATCCAGAAAAGCAGAACTTTTTTGTGTTTTTTGTTTAAAAAAAATGAAGAAAAAATTATTTTTTGAAGGAAAATTAACCGGACACATCTCTGAAAAAATTATTGGAAAAAAAGGTTTTGGATATGATCCTATATTTATTCCAGATAAACATAAAAGGACTTTATCTCAAATAAACATTCATCAAAAAAACAAGATCAGTCATAGAATAAAAGCTTTTAAAAAACTCATGAAATTCATGAATCATCATCACCTATAA